A single Arcobacter sp. FWKO B DNA region contains:
- a CDS encoding RBBP9/YdeN family alpha/beta hydrolase yields MKKVLIIHGLGGSDYPHWQAWLATELIKLNYTVSFPALPNRDNPDLKEWLEVIHSEIKHFNPDIVVCHSLANLLWFHLVEKYDIDEVDKLMLVAPVSQKCELKELQSFLPYPIPSDLRTKEVIMACGDNDPYISVEEAINLQSSLNIGMKIMENAGHINTSSGFGELSCALEWVQR; encoded by the coding sequence ATTATCCCCATTGGCAGGCATGGTTAGCAACTGAACTAATAAAATTAAACTATACAGTATCTTTTCCAGCTCTTCCAAATCGTGATAATCCAGATTTGAAAGAGTGGCTAGAAGTTATTCATAGTGAAATAAAACATTTTAATCCTGATATTGTAGTATGTCACTCTTTGGCAAATCTTCTTTGGTTTCATTTGGTAGAAAAGTATGATATCGATGAGGTAGATAAACTTATGCTTGTAGCTCCTGTGTCTCAAAAATGTGAACTAAAAGAACTTCAAAGCTTCTTGCCATACCCAATACCTAGTGATTTGAGAACCAAAGAGGTAATAATGGCATGTGGAGACAATGACCCATATATAAGCGTCGAAGAAGCTATAAACCTTCAAAGTAGCCTAAATATAGGGATGAAAATAATGGAAAATGCAGGACATATCAATACTTCAAGTGGTTTTGGTGAGTTGAGCTGTGCATTAGAATGGGTACAAAGATGA